The following are encoded together in the Equus quagga isolate Etosha38 chromosome 1, UCLA_HA_Equagga_1.0, whole genome shotgun sequence genome:
- the LRRC3B gene encoding leucine-rich repeat-containing protein 3B translates to MNLVDLWLTRSLSMCLLLQSFVLMILCFHSASMCPKGCLCSSSGGLNVTCSNANLKEIPRDLPPETVLLYLDSNQITSIPNEIFKDLHQLRVLNLSKNGIEFIDEHAFKGVAETLQTLDLSDNRIQSVHKNAFNNLKARARIANNPWHCDCTLQQVLRSMASNHETAHNVICKTSVLDEHAGRPFLNAANDADLCNLPKKTTDYAMLVTMFGWFTMVISYVVYYVRQNQEDARRHLEYLKSLPSRQKKADEPDDISTVV, encoded by the coding sequence ATGAATCTGGTAGACCTGTGGTTAACCCGTTCCCTCTCCATGTGTCTCCTCCTACAAAGTTTTGTTCTTATGATACTGTGCTTTCATTCTGCCAGTATGTGTCCCAAGGGCTGTCTTTGTTCTTCCTCTGGGGGTTTAAATGTCACCTGTAGCAATGCAAATCTCAAGGAAATACCTAGAGATCTTCCTCCTGAGACAGTCTTATTGTATCTGGACTCCAATCAGATCACATCTATCCCCAATGAGATTTTTAAGGACCTCCATCAGCTGAGAGTTCTCAACTTGTCCAAAAATGGCATTGAGTTTATCGATGAGCATGCCTTCAAAGGAGTAGCTGAAACTTTGCAGACTCTGGACTTGTCTGACAACCGGATTCAAAGTGTGCACAAAAATGCCTTCAATAACCTGAAGGCGCGGGCCAGAATCGCCAACAACCCCTGGCACTGCGACTGCACTCTGCAGCAAGTTCTCAGGAGCATGGCTTCCAATCATGAGACAGCCCACAACGTGATCTGTAAGACTTCTGTGTTGGATGAACATGCCGGGAGACCATTCCTCAATGCTGCCAATGATGCTGACCTTTGTAACCTCCCGAAAAAAACTACCGATTATGCCATGCTGGTCACCATGTTTGGCTGGTTCACCATGGTGATCTCATATGTGGTGTATTACGTGAGGCAAAATCAGGAGGATGCGCGGAGACACCTTGAATACTTGAAATCCCTGCCAAGCAGGCAAAAGAAAGCCGATGAACCCGACGACATTAGCACTGTGGTATAG